The Solanum dulcamara chromosome 6, daSolDulc1.2, whole genome shotgun sequence genome contains the following window.
CagttttatttatcatattttaacTTGAcacatttattaattaataatgattgacatgattattttatcatttaaagaaagtaattttttgataattttaggcCCCTTGGATCATTTATTATAGCTTTTATACAAGTAAAAACACCATATAAGGTTATCTTGTAAATATTTAtgttagtatttttattttaaatattatcatttttatttgcaGTGTAACCATCTTGTAAATATCCAATTCGACATGATTCGTCAAATTTCAAAACTCTCATGTGCTAATTTATCTAGGCTGAGTCAATCCGTCtgtttatgatattttgagtGAAACTTTAACTTCATTGAAGTTTTTCTGTCAAATCCAAATTTGTCTAAAAGGTCGAATTTTAGTTTCTAATTTTGTGACTTGTAAAATTATAGATTTATTATAGAAAACTAACAGGGTGCGTATGTATTATTATAGATTTATGGGATCATTTATCATTgtaaaattatgtatatttgaaaaattgtgatgacatataatcatcaacaacaacaacatatcctgTGAAATTCCATTGGGTGGGTTATAATGTAtacagaccttaccactacctcatagaAACAcgtagagagactgtttttaAAAGACCTTTGACTCGAGTGCATCAAACCcaagtaaagaaaaaaaagaaaataatgggGAAAACATAACAATTAATAAGAAAAGTAGTGTAAAGTCTATAAGAaagaaacaataacaacaacaaaaacaaaatattgTAACTATCGaaacacaataaataacatatggaAAGAACTATAAGGGTACAACTAATACTACAATTGACACTAACAAGTCTAAACTCTGGCAAGgcaagacaacatgattctaccCCTATTGACCTTCTATTTGATCAAAACGAATAATACGTATCATGGGATTGGACAATGATATTATTTCCTTAATGAAAAGTTTTTTATAAGCGAACAAATATTGTGAcatatttaaaatcacaaatttcaaaagttttatagctatataaatgttatatcatatttaaaatcacaaatttctgaatttttttttctttattaaacaTTGTATAAAGTCAAACAATATCAAATTGCAACTTATAGTAATTTGcgtatagtttttaaatatctaaattctatttttaaaatattgagttgATCAAATCCAATTAATGTTATTAATTAACTTCAAAGATTAGTCAAACtaactttcaaaaaaaatgaaaaatatcacataatttGAGACGGAAGAGAGAGTGTTGATAACCTAAAAACTATTCACATCACTCTCTATATAATGTTGTTGAGATCTCACTCCATTttctacaatcaactcaactcaacccAACATGAAGAAGATGGAACTTCCcttcttttttcttgttctcATTTTGCTACTTGAAATAACATTTTCTGTTGAGTCTCAAAATCCAGCACTcttgaagtatgtgcttgaatGGCCACCTACTTTCTGTATTCAATTGAATCACGAAAAAGAAGGTTGGTGCAAAGTACCAATTCCTTATCATCAATTCACACTGCATGGCCTTATGCCAGCAGATGAAGAAGGATTTAGCATTAAATATTGCTCGAACACAGAGCCAAATTGGAATGCGCTGGTATATATTAATTACTGTTTACTTTTTGAGAGTTTTAAGTTTTCTGCACTGACAAACAGACAGTACAAAACAATAAGGGATGATACTACTTTTTATAGACATCCTTAACACTACACTTTTATTAAAGTCATGCATGTTATTTACCTTATAATAATGCAATTTCAATCTGTTATAGTAGGTTAGTTATCATAAAGATATTTACATTACATGCATGTGCGTAATGAGATCTGATTGTGtaaatattacttttttttatgaCATTGTAGTTTGAATCAACCAGAGATGAACTCGTAACATTCTGGCCATCGCTTAGAGAAGATTTTAATGAGACGGAGTTCTGGAAGCGCCAGTGGCGAGCCCATGGATCGTGTGCAGGAACAACACCTGAAGAGTACTTCCACAAAGCAATACATATCAATCACTTGCCTGAACATGGCAACTTGTTCaattacttgataaaaagagGGATTTTTCCAAGTGATCATAGGGCTTATCGAAAAGAAGATATTGTTAAGGCTATCCAAAGTGTCTTTGATGAATTTCCTTCTCTAATTCGTCAACGTTCTCCCCCTCGTCCTTCTTCTGGATCACCATCGCGTAATATTTATCTCTCTTGTGTTCCAACAAATCATGGTTACATATTGAGTGAGGTTACCTTGTGCACTAATCTAGAGGGCACTGAATACATTTCATGTCCATTAGAAGCTGATCCAGCAAGTTGCCCTGATGAAATTATGCTCCCTCTTCCAAATGATCAAATACGGTAACGATTTTCATTAACCTAGTAAAAAGTTATTTAAATTTGGTATGTTTGTTGTTTGAAGTTAAATTGAAATATTAGAttgattcaatattttaaaactaaaatttaaatattaatttttttttatgaaaagtactttttttataagaaaaattaataccactataagttataatttttatatctcATGTTAATGTATATgattatgtcacgacccgaatcagggtgtgatggcactcatctcaacccaccgagataagtcagcctaatatccaacgaaagtagatgcggaagaaaaagaaaagaatcaaaatttaacttaagcgaaaacacgtaaaagaaactcaacatcccccaagattggttgtcacgtgtacaagccactaatttattatcgaagtacgaaaagaaatatagtcacaatgtctttgtctctagaataggactaaaacataagaaacgaGCAAGAGGTATccgctagatagatgtaacagctacctcgacactcggaatgataATATCCTCAGAAGCGGTAGTAAACTGTAGGAGATCAAGCGGGCCtgtgctcacaacctacacaagtgtggaagcaaggggtgagtaccaaacaacacggtactcagcaagtggataactaaaactaagcaaagcttaatagatacaagtactcctttccttccaaccgaacctccttaactacaacctgcatgaaaccagcccaactctacacttgtacaataacagcaacaatatagtccacgaatgctcatcaataatctcatcagtgaatcatatcaagtcaagtcaaCATATACATAGCAATGTAgaggtaaacacaaattcacaaataatcagaaaggtgcaatgcaatgcaatgaaatgatgcatgtctgtcctatcggtacacatccgctgaatcacagtccggaacccatgggggacatttctgtccatgtaacctgccacggagcgtgtggcccgtcccctcaatatatatatatcttgccatggagcgtgtggcccgtcccctcaatatatatatatcttgccacggagcgtgtggcccgacccctttatttcatgatacctgccacggagcgtgtggcccgacccctttgttcatATTACcagccacggagcgtgtggcccgaccccttttgtttcatatcatttccagtatcaacacaatatgtcagaaccagtgcaatcaattcatgttcatataattcacgataataacatgacaaccataataatttttcatatctcacatcaacatagtcatttcacatgtccaaaaatcacaacatatcaattccaccaatacatgttatTAGATCACCAGTTTataccctcatctccatttttttttttaaggtcaatcatacagtcaataacccagtccaattttcattactccctagtatatatgacacggaaatacaagcatctataagcttaaactgaggtttagaaattcacttgcctcaaaaaaaaaaatcaagcaattactccggtacttgagccttcccctttCGCTGGatttccaaatcaatgtaatctaattAAATGAATAATCACCATAAGATTTCgtaattaaaaatattcatatcacTATAAGTTTAGCTTAGACCCAAAAACTTACCTAATTCTATAATCAAATCTTAAATATCAAGTCTGGGATTTGGTCTCAATTCCTCCAGATGACATAAATCTAATGATGTTCATATAATCCaacacacctaatatttaattatctatctcaatatatgaaacttaattttattttttttcattgatAACGAAAGAAAAATAACTAAAGTTAAAGCCACTGGTCGAAACCAGTGGCAGAAACCACTATTGGTTCTGCCCAACAGTGGCACTaccttaattaatatttatgtatatttttttttcttttactaagACTACTTCACCATATACCCCTAATACTAACAAGCAttgggtcatattttctttgcactTCAGCCGTCCTTATTTCCAAATTACAATTCCTTTCAACCaacaaaaaatttaaccaaGAATTATACTAATATACACATTACATATCATAGCAAATAATACGCAGAACAAGATTGAAGTTTAACCCTTACCTGAAGCAGTTTCGGATGCTCCTCCTTGGCGTCGCAGGTAAGTTTTGTATAttcccttttcttttattttctaactaattatgtattaaaagtgaaaaaccctactatttattttaataaataaagtggtataaGATATTAACTAAACTAACACTTTagtccatcaattaaattagttatctaaagttaccccttaactaattaacctagttattgaatagtccaaatttatattttttattttattttattattattattattattattttttttttttattattttttttggagagaatattttatggaagagagattactcattctcaaaatgaccaaacgggtcattacagattaaaactatattttaaaatattgatcaaaatttatatagtttgaatttaaaaaaatataaaatatgatataaatcaCGAGAAAAGGAGTACTTAACTACTTATTCACACACGTACACTTGTATTAATTAACTATGATTAAGTAATACATATTGGATCTCAGTTTAAAGACTATGTACCATGgttaaattatttgatttgatttaacaATTGAATACAAATAAATACTTACCGATTTAACTTTATATTAATGTTTAATTATATAATTCTTTGTAGGCCGTATCTGCCGCTGATGGATAAATGGAAGAAACCAATGggaaatatatgaatatatccCCCATTTGATAATCATGAGttgaataaaatattcaatgGCTGAGATTAATTCTcacttttgaattattattattgttgttattaaaaAGAGAGTATGGAATATGTTGTAACACATGACGTGTGAAATTAATGCATAGTTATATATGCAGTACTATATTGAATAAAACGTTTATTCTACTCTCTTATTTGACATTGATTTGCAGCGTAGTTCATGTTTGTTTACATAATTAATCTttttgcttttaatatagtaaatGTGTTGGATCAAAGTTTTGTCTTATTTCGggaaaagaataataataacctAACATACCAACTAACTCATTGGACtaaaattcatgaattaatttacgttctgatatatatattggattgagtgtcacgtttcgatacatatattggatcatgtgtcacgttctgatacatatatgttgacacccaattttgaccctccacaacgcaaattagctattgaATTTCTTGAAGGAAGGccaatcaaattttaatatttttttacattatCGTCAATATGTATAATTACTTAAACTCTCACTATAAAAATAACGAATTTAGCGGCA
Protein-coding sequences here:
- the LOC129893149 gene encoding ribonuclease S-6-like, translating into MKKMELPFFFLVLILLLEITFSVESQNPALLKYVLEWPPTFCIQLNHEKEGWCKVPIPYHQFTLHGLMPADEEGFSIKYCSNTEPNWNALFESTRDELVTFWPSLREDFNETEFWKRQWRAHGSCAGTTPEEYFHKAIHINHLPEHGNLFNYLIKRGIFPSDHRAYRKEDIVKAIQSVFDEFPSLIRQRSPPRPSSGSPSRNIYLSCVPTNHGYILSEVTLCTNLEGTEYISCPLEADPASCPDEIMLPLPNDQIR